The genomic DNA ACTCGATCTCGCGTGGATACTTGTAGGGGGCCGTGACGCGCTTCACATGCTCCTGCAGCTCGCTTGCCAGTTCGGGCGAGGGAGTATAGCCAGGGGCCAGGATGACGAAGGCTTTCACGATTTCGCCGCGCATCTCGTCAGGGCTGGCAATCACCGCCGATTCTGCCACCGCCGGATGCTCCTTCAGCGCGCTCTCGACCTCGAAGGGGCCAATGCGGTAGCCGGCGCTGATGATGACATCGTCGGCGCGGCCCACGAACCAGAAGTAGCCGTCCTCGTCCTTATAGGCGCGGTCGCCGGTGATGTACCAGTCGCCGCGAATGCAGGCATTCGTCGCATCCGGAT from Ktedonobacteraceae bacterium includes the following:
- a CDS encoding AMP-binding protein; the protein is MTIRDGYGQTETVLLCGNFPPLEVKPGSMGKPSPGFDIEVIDHDGNPLPPNKEGDIAVRIKPNRPTWMFKEYWRNPDATNACIRGDWYITGDRAYKDEDGYFWFVGRADDVIISAGYRIGPFEVESALKEHPAVAESAVIASPDEMRGEIVKAFVILAPGYTPSPELASELQEHVKRVTAPYKYPREIEFVDSLPKTISGKIRRVELREMER